The segment GGAGGACGACGATCCCCACCGGGTAGGTGTAGTTCTGGTTCGGGGACGAATACACCTTCCCGCTGATCCAGACCCCTCCCTGGGAGTTGTACTTGTCCGCTTTCTTGAAGTACTTCTCCCAGTCCTTGTGGGCCTCGGAACCGTTGAGGACATAGGCGTAGATCTTGTCCATGGAGGCGCCCACCGCCGCACCCGGCTTATAGAGTTCGTAGCAGGTATATTCGGAGGCGGGCGCCACGGCTTCGATCAGGTACGGGGTGGGCTTGCGGGGGCCCATCTGGGCCTGAAACCGCACCGGAGTCCCCTCGGCGCCCGCGGCGTAGGTTCCCCCCTTCTTGAAGGCGGAGAAATCGGCGGCGGCGAAGCTCTCGGGGACGGCGGCGGGCGCGGCCGAAACGTAGCTGTCGAACCCGGTATCGACCGTGAACCCGATGCCGGCGATCTTGGACGAGAGCGCGGCCAGCGCGGCGGGGTTCGCGATCGGGTAGGGAGGCCCGAAGTTCTCCCGGGCCGAGCCGGCTTCGGCCTGAAGCGGCAGCCCCACCGAACGGCGCCACTGGTTCAAGGCGTCCATGTTCAGCTTTCCCGGGACCGAGCCGATGAACCCGGCGAAAAGCCCGGCGTAGACCGGGTCGGGCTGCAGGCCGGGATCGGCTTCCCGGTTGCCCCCGCTGGCGGAGAGCATGTAGTCCTCGCAGTTCTCCTCGTCGTTGAGGTCGGCCAGACCGGAGGGTTTCCAGACCAGCAGGGACTGCCGGTTGTCGTCCATGTATTTGTAGAACCCCCCGTTGCAGCTGAAGAAGACGTTGTTCTTCATGACCGTTTCGTCGTTGCCGAAGGTGTTCTTGACCGCGATGCCGCCGTCGTCGTCCTCGGTGGTGCAGAAGGCGAAGATATTGTCCTCGAGGACGGTCTTGCCCTGGCGCCCGACGAAGACCGCCATCGCCCCTCCCTTGGACGGGTAGGGCCAACCGAAGGCGACGGTGTTGCGGCGGACGGCGACCACGCTGCCGGGCTGGGCCGAACGGGTCGAGATCCCGACATGAAACCAGTTGACGATCAGGCAATTCTCGATCAGGTTGCCCTCGCCTTCCCAGGTGCAGTAGACGGCTTCTCCCAGGGGGTTGGCCAGAACGCAGTTCTTGATCACCGTGTTGGGGCTGCTGGTGGAAATCAGCCGGCCGTTGTAGGATTTTTTCATCAGGATCTTGGTCCCGTCTTCCTGGTAGGCGTTGCGGGTGCGCCCGTCGAGCACGAACCCGTCGACGGTGAGGTCGCCGTGGTCGGCGTGGATGTCTCCGGCGATGATCGCTCCCGATTCCGGCAGCCCGGTCCAGTCCCCCTTGTAATCGGCGGCACGTTCCAGGACGGTCAGGTTCTGGAAGGGGTTGCGGGCGCTGAAATCCTGGTTGTACCCTCCGGCCAGAGTAAGGTGCGGGGTCTTGATCACGAAATGCCCCGAACCCCCTTTGCCGTTGTAGGTTCCGGCAGCCACGTGGATGACGTCCCCG is part of the bacterium genome and harbors:
- a CDS encoding right-handed parallel beta-helix repeat-containing protein; amino-acid sequence: MFGKGTLTAVSVAAALAAVGARAEDVYVRSGATGDGSRENPYGELWKAVDRARRGDVIHVAAGTYNGKGGSGHFVIKTPHLTLAGGYNQDFSARNPFQNLTVLERAADYKGDWTGLPESGAIIAGDIHADHGDLTVDGFVLDGRTRNAYQEDGTKILMKKSYNGRLISTSSPNTVIKNCVLANPLGEAVYCTWEGEGNLIENCLIVNWFHVGISTRSAQPGSVVAVRRNTVAFGWPYPSKGGAMAVFVGRQGKTVLEDNIFAFCTTEDDDGGIAVKNTFGNDETVMKNNVFFSCNGGFYKYMDDNRQSLLVWKPSGLADLNDEENCEDYMLSASGGNREADPGLQPDPVYAGLFAGFIGSVPGKLNMDALNQWRRSVGLPLQAEAGSARENFGPPYPIANPAALAALSSKIAGIGFTVDTGFDSYVSAAPAAVPESFAAADFSAFKKGGTYAAGAEGTPVRFQAQMGPRKPTPYLIEAVAPASEYTCYELYKPGAAVGASMDKIYAYVLNGSEAHKDWEKYFKKADKYNSQGGVWISGKVYSSPNQNYTYPVGIVVLQVEKP